Proteins encoded by one window of Halorubrum ruber:
- a CDS encoding DUF7511 domain-containing protein yields MSTSTSPTRVRDGSPELVCKRTDDGDDGGEVTFFERDVDPDERTTRWITVRESDCVSRDEWR; encoded by the coding sequence ATGTCCACGTCCACGTCACCCACGCGTGTTCGCGACGGCTCGCCGGAGCTCGTCTGTAAACGGACCGACGACGGTGACGACGGCGGCGAGGTGACGTTCTTCGAGCGGGACGTCGACCCGGACGAGCGGACCACTCGGTGGATCACAGTCCGCGAATCCGACTGCGTCTCCCGCGACGAGTGGCGATAG
- a CDS encoding glucan 1,4-alpha-glucosidase, whose amino-acid sequence MQLRDALDDYKRHAGDGTRFPGERRTVSGRFSGGDGRLVHVGDDGELRDFGYPLTGRTGLVRSRIGLAVGDEVAWLDEADTTQRYVGDAALVETVHETPRATVTRHDVTLGDAHLTRASVEFAEDASGDDSADGADADPADASLVVYARFAPDGRDDRVGQLRYDDAVEVYHADEHDFLASATGFADLRGQLPATFPELLADDPTDLPRDRDGDRYEEERLSGEVIADVPFSDGVATVATLLTDGAETDREAARDRLDALFSDLDSVDALREAAADALPSVPESAPARESVVADLRVLSLLSAPSGLRIAGPDFDPYYEHSGGYGYTWFRDDAEISGFLLGAADAVGLDLDDWHARSARMYVATQRPDGSWPHRVWPRDGALAPGWANARIEDGPDVDYQADQTGSVVAYLARARAEGVDVDGLDRTLVAALAGLDRTLEPDGRPVVCQNAWEDSAGRFAHTAATFLEAYSELGRHGEGLAVDALDDPDAVPGADSLPEDLAAHARDRAREVYDALDDLWVPERGCYAVRETLDGGIDDRLDSATLALAAAHRSFDAVGAVDDERLDRLVSHVETVVDGLYHDTDEITGLIRYEGDGWRRADQLSEKVWTVSTAWGANACAELAALLAAHDDPRAAEMTARARDLLAHVSPGGSLCEPTTYLPEQFFDDGTPDSATPLGWPHAIRLATVALLDDELPQFADRAAADDD is encoded by the coding sequence ATGCAGCTTCGCGACGCGCTCGACGACTACAAGCGCCACGCCGGCGACGGGACGCGCTTCCCCGGCGAGCGGCGCACCGTCTCCGGCCGGTTTTCGGGCGGCGACGGTCGGCTCGTCCACGTCGGCGACGACGGCGAACTCCGCGACTTCGGCTACCCGCTCACCGGCCGGACCGGGCTCGTCCGGTCGCGGATCGGGCTCGCCGTCGGTGACGAGGTGGCGTGGCTCGACGAGGCCGACACGACACAGCGGTACGTCGGCGACGCCGCGCTGGTCGAGACGGTCCACGAGACGCCGCGCGCGACGGTGACGCGCCACGACGTCACGCTCGGCGACGCGCACCTCACCCGGGCGTCGGTCGAGTTCGCCGAGGACGCGTCGGGCGACGATAGCGCCGACGGCGCCGACGCCGACCCCGCGGACGCCTCGCTCGTCGTCTACGCGCGCTTCGCGCCCGACGGCCGCGACGACCGGGTGGGCCAGCTCCGCTACGACGACGCCGTCGAGGTGTACCACGCCGACGAGCACGACTTCCTCGCGAGCGCGACCGGCTTCGCGGACCTCCGCGGGCAGCTCCCGGCGACGTTCCCGGAGTTGCTCGCCGACGACCCGACCGACCTCCCGCGCGACCGCGACGGCGACCGCTACGAGGAGGAGCGCCTCTCGGGCGAGGTGATCGCCGACGTGCCGTTCTCCGACGGCGTCGCCACCGTCGCCACGCTCCTGACGGACGGGGCGGAGACCGACCGAGAGGCGGCCCGCGACCGGCTCGACGCGCTCTTTTCGGACCTCGACAGCGTCGACGCCCTGCGGGAGGCGGCCGCCGACGCGCTCCCCTCGGTGCCCGAGTCGGCGCCCGCCCGCGAGTCCGTCGTCGCGGACCTGCGCGTCCTTTCGCTGCTCTCCGCCCCCAGCGGGCTCCGGATCGCGGGGCCGGACTTCGACCCCTACTACGAACACTCCGGGGGCTACGGCTACACGTGGTTCCGTGACGACGCAGAGATATCCGGGTTCCTGCTCGGCGCCGCGGACGCGGTCGGCCTCGACCTCGATGACTGGCACGCCCGCTCCGCGCGGATGTACGTCGCCACGCAGCGCCCCGACGGCTCGTGGCCTCACCGGGTGTGGCCGCGCGACGGCGCGCTCGCGCCCGGGTGGGCGAACGCTCGCATCGAGGACGGCCCGGACGTCGACTACCAGGCCGACCAGACCGGCAGCGTCGTCGCGTACCTCGCGCGGGCTCGGGCGGAAGGCGTCGACGTCGACGGCCTCGACCGGACGCTCGTTGCCGCGCTCGCGGGCCTCGACCGGACGCTCGAACCCGACGGCCGCCCGGTCGTCTGTCAGAACGCGTGGGAGGACTCCGCCGGCCGGTTCGCGCACACCGCCGCGACGTTCCTCGAGGCGTACAGCGAGCTGGGCCGCCACGGCGAGGGGCTCGCCGTCGACGCGCTCGACGACCCCGACGCCGTGCCCGGCGCCGACTCGCTGCCCGAGGACCTCGCCGCGCACGCCCGCGACCGGGCCCGGGAGGTGTACGACGCGCTCGACGACCTGTGGGTTCCCGAGCGGGGCTGTTACGCGGTCCGCGAGACGCTCGACGGCGGGATCGACGACCGGCTCGACTCCGCGACGCTGGCGCTCGCGGCCGCGCACCGCTCGTTCGACGCGGTCGGCGCGGTCGACGACGAGCGCCTCGACCGGCTGGTCTCGCACGTCGAGACGGTCGTCGACGGGCTCTACCACGACACCGACGAGATCACCGGGCTGATCCGCTACGAGGGCGACGGCTGGCGACGGGCTGACCAGCTCTCCGAGAAGGTGTGGACCGTCTCGACCGCGTGGGGCGCGAACGCCTGCGCGGAGCTCGCGGCCCTGCTCGCGGCGCACGATGACCCGCGCGCGGCCGAGATGACGGCCCGGGCCCGCGACCTGCTCGCGCACGTCTCACCCGGTGGCTCCCTCTGCGAGCCGACGACGTACCTCCCTGAGCAGTTCTTCGACGACGGGACGCCCGACAGCGCGACCCCGCTCGGCTGGCCGCACGCGATCCGGCTTGCGACGGTTGCGCTCCTCGACGACGAACTCCCGCAGTTCGCCGACCGTGCCGCCGCGGACGACGACTGA
- a CDS encoding TrmB family transcriptional regulator, with the protein MDDRTLTDLLRRFGLSDKEVDTYLSLLEHGEAKASTVADAAGVSKRYVYSVSESLEERGFVEVNDHVVPTTIRANPPDEVIDRLRSDVDAMRPGLAERYSRVERQAEQFEVIKSRATVIKRIRSLLADAESEVALSITAKQLSEVREALVDAVDRGVLVLLVVSDAAADLDADDPGLAGVANVVRTWGEAMPTLLTVDSAAGVVSPPELLRRSTTDRQAIAFAQEQLAPVIVGSFLGNYWPAATELAVADPAPLPAEYTDFRHTVLQATLRLRAGDAPRVTVGGRWTDDDEPAEVVGRVVETRQGMVEPTNNEFPVEHSLVVETDDGDVTVGGQGAFVEDVEADLVRIEAGDE; encoded by the coding sequence ATGGACGACCGGACGCTGACCGACCTCCTCCGTCGCTTCGGGCTCTCGGACAAGGAGGTGGACACCTATCTCAGCCTGCTGGAACACGGCGAGGCGAAGGCGAGCACCGTCGCCGACGCGGCGGGCGTCTCGAAGCGGTACGTGTACAGCGTGAGCGAGTCGCTGGAGGAGCGCGGCTTCGTCGAGGTGAACGACCACGTCGTGCCGACGACGATCCGCGCGAACCCGCCCGACGAGGTGATAGACCGGCTCCGGTCCGACGTGGACGCGATGCGGCCCGGGTTAGCGGAGCGGTACTCCCGCGTGGAGCGCCAGGCCGAGCAGTTCGAGGTGATCAAGTCGCGGGCCACCGTCATCAAGCGGATCCGGTCGCTGCTCGCTGACGCCGAGTCGGAGGTGGCGCTGTCGATCACCGCAAAGCAGCTCTCCGAGGTGCGGGAGGCGCTCGTCGACGCGGTCGACCGCGGCGTTTTAGTCCTCCTCGTCGTCTCCGACGCGGCTGCGGACCTTGACGCCGACGACCCCGGGCTGGCGGGCGTCGCGAACGTCGTCCGGACGTGGGGCGAAGCGATGCCGACGCTGCTCACCGTCGACTCCGCGGCCGGGGTCGTCTCCCCCCCGGAGCTGCTCCGCCGGTCGACGACCGACCGACAGGCCATCGCCTTCGCGCAGGAGCAGCTCGCGCCAGTGATCGTCGGCTCCTTCCTCGGGAACTACTGGCCCGCCGCGACCGAGCTCGCCGTCGCCGACCCGGCGCCGCTCCCGGCCGAGTACACCGACTTCAGACACACCGTCCTCCAGGCGACGCTGCGGCTCCGCGCCGGCGACGCGCCGCGGGTGACCGTCGGCGGTCGGTGGACCGACGACGACGAGCCGGCCGAGGTCGTCGGCCGCGTCGTCGAGACGAGACAGGGGATGGTGGAGCCGACGAACAACGAGTTCCCGGTCGAGCATTCCCTCGTCGTCGAGACCGACGACGGCGACGTCACCGTCGGGGGCCAAGGCGCGTTCGTCGAGGATGTCGAGGCCGACCTCGTCCGGATCGAGGCGGGCGACGAGTAG
- a CDS encoding NAD(P)/FAD-dependent oxidoreductase encodes MTEETTGALEGSTAPGTEAPAARDVVVVGGGVAGLSAAVYTARQGLDTLVVDPGGSILRRNARLENFPGFPLGVDARRLLDLLTEQAETAGADRLDARVTRVSLVDPDGGADAADAPADAADSDRFVVATDGGDRIRARHVVAATKNEVGYLTDLDGVSIVDRGKAYVDTDERGRTGVDGLYAAGRLARKPHQAAVCAGHGAEVAVTLLEEAETPFYHDWVAPEGYFTDRDREVPPGCEEIDAAERKEREAAALDATRDRFAEPHPDPQETHPSLEE; translated from the coding sequence ATGACCGAGGAGACGACGGGTGCGCTCGAGGGATCGACCGCCCCGGGAACCGAGGCACCCGCCGCGCGCGACGTGGTGGTCGTCGGCGGCGGGGTCGCCGGCCTCTCGGCGGCCGTCTACACTGCCCGGCAGGGCCTCGATACGCTCGTCGTCGACCCCGGCGGCTCGATCCTCCGGCGCAACGCGCGTCTGGAGAACTTCCCCGGCTTCCCGCTCGGCGTCGACGCGCGCCGCCTGCTGGACCTGCTCACGGAGCAGGCCGAGACCGCCGGCGCGGACCGCCTTGACGCCCGCGTCACGCGGGTCTCGCTCGTCGATCCCGACGGAGGCGCAGACGCGGCCGACGCCCCCGCCGACGCGGCCGACAGTGACCGCTTCGTCGTCGCGACCGACGGCGGGGACCGAATCCGGGCGCGGCACGTCGTCGCCGCGACGAAGAACGAGGTCGGCTACCTGACGGATCTCGACGGCGTCTCGATCGTCGACCGCGGGAAGGCGTACGTCGACACCGACGAGCGCGGCCGGACCGGGGTCGACGGGCTGTACGCCGCGGGGCGGCTCGCTCGCAAACCGCATCAGGCGGCGGTGTGCGCCGGCCACGGCGCCGAGGTCGCGGTGACGCTGCTCGAAGAAGCGGAGACTCCGTTCTACCACGACTGGGTCGCGCCCGAGGGGTACTTCACCGACCGCGACCGCGAGGTGCCGCCGGGCTGCGAGGAGATCGACGCCGCGGAGCGCAAAGAGCGCGAGGCGGCCGCGCTCGACGCGACCCGCGACCGGTTCGCGGAGCCCCACCCGGACCCGCAGGAGACGCACCCGAGTCTGGAGGAGTAA
- a CDS encoding sulfite exporter TauE/SafE family protein yields the protein MIESLLRIDVVLFVLIGVLGGAHCIGMCGPLVTMYSKQMTPQPDGGTVTADDGRAGHLTTYEVRQHFLFNVGRATTYAILGAVFGALGSVVFVTADQLTPIADLLRGVVGLAVGGFIVATGVRYVIGGSGGDIRIPGVQRVTSWLATRVHRHVNSPSIVGLGAVHAFLPCPMLYPAYLFAFASGSPTTGGIALGALGIGTIPAVFLYGTIIQSIDVAHRRRIHRLLGVVFVVLGYVLFAHGLMALGVHLPHPMFPHYQPLGARWGTELRLRRYP from the coding sequence ATGATCGAGTCGCTCCTCCGGATTGACGTCGTCCTCTTCGTTCTCATCGGCGTGCTGGGCGGCGCACACTGTATCGGGATGTGCGGTCCACTTGTGACGATGTACTCGAAGCAGATGACGCCGCAGCCAGACGGCGGGACGGTGACAGCCGACGACGGGCGTGCCGGTCATCTCACGACCTACGAGGTTCGCCAGCACTTCCTGTTCAACGTCGGCCGGGCGACGACGTACGCGATTCTCGGGGCCGTCTTCGGCGCTCTCGGAAGCGTCGTGTTCGTCACCGCTGACCAGTTGACACCGATCGCCGACCTCCTGCGAGGTGTTGTCGGTCTCGCGGTCGGAGGGTTCATCGTGGCGACCGGCGTTCGGTACGTCATCGGCGGAAGCGGAGGAGATATTCGAATACCCGGCGTCCAGCGCGTTACGTCGTGGCTCGCAACGAGAGTCCATCGGCACGTCAACAGCCCGAGTATTGTCGGGCTCGGCGCCGTCCACGCGTTTCTTCCCTGCCCGATGCTGTATCCCGCGTATCTGTTCGCCTTCGCGAGCGGCTCCCCGACCACCGGGGGAATTGCTCTCGGTGCCCTCGGCATTGGGACGATCCCGGCTGTCTTCCTCTATGGAACGATTATCCAGTCGATCGACGTTGCCCACCGGCGTCGCATTCATCGGCTGCTCGGCGTGGTGTTCGTCGTACTGGGGTACGTGCTGTTCGCGCACGGATTGATGGCGCTCGGTGTTCACCTTCCACACCCGATGTTCCCGCATTACCAGCCCCTCGGGGCGCGATGGGGCACTGAACTCCGCCTCCGGCGCTACCCGTGA
- a CDS encoding cytochrome ubiquinol oxidase subunit I, producing MFSTVLPDVLIQGWALQLSPELASRAQFGWTISVHIIFASLSVGLAPFIVYFTWKDVRTDDERFTRLRSFWVKVFAAGFVMGTVTGIPMSFQFGTNFPQFAEVAGELIGGPLAFEAKMAFFLEAVFLGVLLFGQERVSDRTYILSSVLVGVGAWLSAFWILIVNAWMQTPQGFEMITRNGMEVAKLTDPLAAFFTPRMPWMYVHMVNASVISVALLVAGVSAYIVWKKRDAAAWNTALKLAVIILLVTAPLQAVHGDAYGRHVADTQPQKFAAMEAHYETGTADLHLLAFPKSIDAITDPKAENLFTVSLPGVGSFLASGGDFDAEVLGLNEYEENPPVAMVFWSFRFMVGLGFLFIGLALWGGYLIYNGRLSESNRFLKTMIAASPLGYAALLTGWYVTEIGRQPWVIQGELRTSEAVSSTLSGTEATLTLVGFVVIYIGLILVALHVLRWLVEDELRELGAKVSDDDRWYGPVPKVSDDD from the coding sequence ATGTTCTCGACGGTGCTCCCCGACGTCTTGATTCAGGGATGGGCGCTACAGCTCTCGCCGGAGCTTGCGAGCCGTGCGCAGTTCGGCTGGACGATCAGCGTTCACATAATTTTCGCCTCGCTCTCGGTTGGGTTAGCGCCGTTCATCGTCTACTTCACTTGGAAGGACGTTCGGACCGACGACGAACGGTTCACACGGCTGCGATCATTCTGGGTCAAGGTGTTCGCCGCCGGATTCGTCATGGGAACGGTCACCGGCATCCCGATGAGCTTCCAGTTCGGAACGAACTTCCCGCAGTTCGCCGAGGTGGCTGGCGAGCTGATCGGTGGGCCGCTCGCATTCGAAGCGAAGATGGCGTTCTTCCTTGAGGCTGTTTTCCTCGGGGTACTGCTGTTCGGTCAGGAACGCGTCAGCGATCGGACCTACATTCTCTCGTCGGTACTGGTGGGTGTCGGGGCGTGGCTGTCGGCCTTCTGGATCCTGATCGTCAACGCTTGGATGCAGACTCCACAGGGCTTCGAGATGATCACGCGTAACGGTATGGAGGTCGCGAAGCTAACCGACCCGCTGGCTGCGTTCTTCACGCCCCGGATGCCGTGGATGTATGTACACATGGTCAACGCGTCGGTCATTTCCGTCGCGCTGCTGGTCGCCGGGGTCTCGGCGTACATCGTCTGGAAGAAGCGAGACGCCGCTGCGTGGAACACTGCGTTGAAACTCGCGGTTATCATCCTGCTCGTCACCGCTCCTCTGCAGGCAGTCCACGGTGACGCGTATGGGCGTCACGTCGCAGATACACAGCCACAGAAGTTCGCAGCCATGGAAGCTCACTACGAGACCGGCACGGCGGACTTACACCTGCTCGCGTTCCCGAAGAGCATTGACGCGATCACCGATCCGAAAGCCGAGAACCTCTTTACCGTGAGTCTCCCGGGCGTCGGGTCGTTCCTCGCTAGCGGTGGTGACTTCGACGCCGAAGTGCTCGGATTAAACGAGTACGAGGAGAACCCGCCCGTAGCGATGGTGTTCTGGTCGTTCCGGTTCATGGTCGGACTCGGATTCCTGTTCATCGGGCTGGCGCTGTGGGGCGGGTATCTCATCTACAACGGACGCCTCTCGGAGAGCAATCGATTCCTGAAGACGATGATCGCTGCGTCGCCGCTCGGCTACGCGGCGCTTCTCACGGGGTGGTACGTCACAGAGATCGGTCGACAACCGTGGGTCATCCAGGGCGAACTCAGAACTAGTGAGGCCGTTTCCTCGACATTGAGCGGAACCGAAGCGACTCTGACGCTCGTCGGCTTCGTCGTTATCTATATCGGATTGATCTTGGTAGCTCTTCATGTGCTGCGGTGGCTGGTCGAAGACGAGCTTCGGGAACTCGGAGCGAAGGTATCGGACGACGATCGATGGTACGGTCCGGTCCCGAAGGTGAGCGACGATGACTGA
- a CDS encoding cytochrome d ubiquinol oxidase subunit II: MTELVLLVDAYLVDALPEIWFGAVMFALAMYVVLDGFDFGIGMLYATRDDEREKETLLTAFGPVWDANEVWVVAFGTMLLAAFPRVYSRVLADHYLLALGFVLALLFRGLGPEMREQRDDERWKRYWDYSFIGGSFLAPLLFGTLAGRWIFDAPTLSLPALLTGVGLVTVSVATGAAFLTAKTRPRLASDLRTYGIVATLVYLIGVVALLTTVVVTDAGGAAETVLSLPVGAIVLLSVVAGGGGSVLALRGKYRAWLVSALGLPALLSLLVALLLYPTIYPPTGLTVREAVVSPLALNLVTILGFPALLLVLWYFKFLYGVFSGPIEGEGYKS; encoded by the coding sequence ATGACTGAGCTCGTGTTGCTCGTCGACGCGTATCTTGTCGACGCGCTCCCCGAGATCTGGTTCGGTGCCGTCATGTTTGCGCTGGCGATGTACGTAGTCCTCGACGGGTTCGACTTCGGAATCGGAATGCTGTACGCGACTCGCGACGACGAACGCGAGAAGGAGACACTCTTGACGGCGTTCGGTCCGGTTTGGGACGCAAACGAGGTGTGGGTCGTCGCCTTCGGAACGATGCTGCTAGCGGCGTTCCCGCGAGTGTACTCGCGAGTCTTGGCCGATCACTACCTGCTCGCGCTCGGGTTCGTGCTCGCGCTGCTGTTCCGCGGGCTCGGCCCAGAAATGCGTGAACAGCGCGACGACGAGCGCTGGAAGCGGTACTGGGATTACTCCTTTATCGGAGGGAGCTTTCTCGCGCCGCTGCTGTTCGGGACGCTCGCCGGTCGGTGGATCTTCGACGCGCCGACGCTGTCGCTACCGGCACTGCTGACTGGTGTCGGCCTCGTAACTGTCTCGGTCGCCACCGGCGCGGCCTTTCTGACAGCTAAAACCAGGCCACGGTTAGCGTCAGACCTGCGCACGTACGGAATCGTCGCGACGCTGGTATACTTGATCGGAGTCGTCGCTCTGCTGACGACGGTTGTCGTAACTGATGCCGGAGGTGCTGCCGAAACCGTTCTTTCGCTTCCCGTAGGTGCGATTGTCCTCTTGTCGGTCGTTGCGGGAGGAGGGGGAAGTGTTCTCGCTCTGCGCGGCAAGTACCGTGCTTGGCTGGTGAGCGCACTCGGGCTTCCTGCGCTACTGAGCCTGCTGGTCGCGCTCCTGCTGTATCCGACGATCTATCCGCCAACCGGCTTGACGGTTCGAGAAGCGGTTGTCTCACCGTTAGCGCTGAATCTCGTGACGATTCTCGGATTTCCGGCGCTTCTCCTCGTACTGTGGTACTTCAAATTCCTCTATGGGGTGTTTAGCGGTCCGATCGAGGGTGAGGGATACAAAAGTTGA
- a CDS encoding serine/threonine-protein kinase RIO2, with protein sequence MVRNVAGDMAELDPEDFYLLSGVEQGMRFSEWVRRDKLPEYADLTREEVDYRIDRCLDRELIERKTIQYEGYQLTFEGYDALALRTFAERETIDGVGSPLGLGKEGDVYEAQSFRPLALKYHREGYTNFREVNREREYTADRDHVSWLYTARKAAEREYEAMEELYPDVSVPRPVDHNRHAIVMEKFAGVELSRAKLDPEQAVGVLDLILRELATAYELGWVHADASEHNVAVAESGITIFDWPQAVSVDHENAREFLERDVENLLRYFARKYPHEVPRDADTDGVAAAIADGSFESVRAFGAE encoded by the coding sequence ATGGTGCGAAACGTCGCCGGCGACATGGCGGAGCTCGACCCCGAGGACTTCTACCTCCTCTCGGGCGTCGAGCAGGGGATGCGCTTCTCGGAGTGGGTGCGCCGCGACAAGCTCCCGGAGTACGCCGACCTCACGCGCGAGGAGGTCGACTACCGGATCGATCGGTGTCTCGACCGCGAGCTGATCGAGCGGAAGACGATCCAGTACGAGGGGTATCAGCTCACCTTCGAGGGGTACGACGCCCTGGCTCTCCGGACGTTCGCCGAGCGCGAGACGATCGACGGCGTGGGCTCGCCGCTGGGGCTCGGGAAGGAGGGCGACGTGTACGAGGCGCAGTCGTTCCGGCCGCTCGCCTTAAAGTACCACCGCGAGGGGTACACCAACTTCCGCGAGGTGAACCGCGAGCGCGAGTACACCGCCGACCGAGACCACGTCTCGTGGCTCTACACCGCGCGCAAGGCGGCCGAGCGCGAGTACGAGGCGATGGAGGAGCTGTACCCCGACGTGAGCGTCCCGCGACCGGTCGATCACAACCGGCACGCCATCGTGATGGAGAAGTTCGCCGGGGTGGAGCTGTCGCGCGCGAAGCTCGACCCCGAGCAAGCGGTCGGCGTCCTCGATCTGATCCTGCGCGAGCTCGCGACCGCGTACGAGCTCGGCTGGGTCCACGCCGACGCCTCCGAGCACAACGTCGCGGTCGCCGAGAGCGGGATCACGATCTTCGACTGGCCGCAGGCGGTGTCCGTCGACCACGAGAACGCCCGGGAGTTCCTCGAACGCGACGTCGAGAACCTCTTGCGGTACTTCGCTCGGAAATACCCCCACGAGGTGCCCAGAGACGCCGATACCGACGGAGTCGCCGCCGCTATCGCCGACGGCTCGTTCGAGAGCGTTCGGGCGTTCGGCGCCGAATAA
- a CDS encoding lipoate--protein ligase family protein, with protein MTVPAVDWRLIREEARPGPIQMALDEVAAETAAAGGPATVRTYRWEPSCLTLGRHQEPETVDWAFCEREGIDVTRRQTGGGGIYHDGRGDVAYSIAVPAETVPGELLDCYHLLCEPVLDAFDRLGVDADYVDEPMPELYHPACYLRELHPAHDVVARGPEGDRRRKIAGNAQYRKREAVIQHGSLTYAVDADRHLGVFAEPPVTPEAFRERVVGMDELVDVDRADAVAAVEAALSDWAGAAPEATVDLNGSWTAAELERAEELVAEKYRDEEWIRTRPGSGGK; from the coding sequence ATGACCGTGCCCGCCGTCGACTGGCGGCTGATCCGCGAGGAGGCCCGCCCCGGCCCGATACAGATGGCGCTCGACGAGGTCGCCGCCGAGACCGCCGCGGCCGGGGGACCGGCGACAGTCCGGACCTACCGCTGGGAGCCGAGCTGTCTCACCCTCGGTCGCCACCAGGAGCCGGAAACGGTCGACTGGGCGTTCTGCGAGCGCGAGGGGATCGACGTGACCCGCCGACAGACAGGCGGCGGCGGGATCTACCACGACGGTCGGGGGGACGTCGCGTACTCGATCGCGGTTCCTGCGGAGACGGTACCGGGCGAACTGCTCGACTGCTACCACCTCCTCTGTGAACCCGTCCTCGACGCGTTCGACCGGCTCGGGGTCGACGCCGACTACGTCGACGAGCCGATGCCGGAGCTGTACCACCCGGCCTGCTACCTCCGGGAACTCCACCCGGCGCACGACGTGGTGGCCCGGGGGCCCGAGGGCGATCGACGCCGCAAGATCGCTGGCAACGCCCAGTACCGCAAGCGGGAGGCGGTGATCCAGCACGGGTCGCTGACGTACGCGGTCGACGCGGACCGCCACCTCGGCGTGTTCGCCGAGCCGCCGGTGACGCCCGAGGCGTTCCGCGAGCGCGTCGTCGGGATGGACGAACTGGTCGACGTCGACCGCGCGGACGCGGTGGCGGCCGTCGAAGCGGCGCTTTCCGACTGGGCCGGAGCGGCGCCCGAGGCGACCGTGGACCTCAACGGGTCGTGGACGGCGGCGGAGCTGGAGCGCGCCGAGGAGCTCGTCGCGGAGAAGTACCGCGACGAGGAGTGGATCCGGACGCGACCCGGGAGCGGCGGGAAGTAG
- a CDS encoding deoxyribonuclease IV: MSLKVGAHVSIAGGVDNAVENQVEVGGNCGQIFTHSPQVWQDPNIDDDEAARFREGTERDMEGPWVIHTSYLVNLCTPKEGLREKSLDSMQKEVDAADKLGIPYVNVHLGAHTGAGVEGGLDNAASVIDDLDVPDGVTILIESDAGAGTKLGGEFEHLAGVIDRTETDIDVCVDTAHAFAAGYDLSTPAAVDQTIGEFDDVVGLEHLEYVHLNDSKHECGTNKDEHAHIGEGHIGEAGMERFLNHPDLTDVPLALETPTEDGKSFAWNIDRVRELRRD, encoded by the coding sequence ATGAGTCTCAAGGTCGGCGCGCACGTCTCCATCGCCGGCGGCGTGGACAACGCCGTGGAAAATCAGGTCGAGGTCGGCGGCAACTGCGGACAGATATTCACCCACTCGCCGCAGGTGTGGCAGGACCCGAACATCGACGACGACGAGGCCGCGCGGTTCCGCGAGGGGACGGAGCGCGACATGGAGGGGCCGTGGGTGATCCACACCTCCTACCTCGTGAACCTCTGTACGCCGAAAGAGGGGCTCCGCGAGAAGTCGCTCGACTCGATGCAAAAAGAGGTCGACGCGGCCGACAAGCTGGGAATCCCGTACGTGAACGTCCACCTCGGCGCGCACACGGGCGCCGGCGTCGAGGGCGGTCTCGACAACGCCGCGTCGGTGATCGACGACCTCGACGTGCCCGACGGCGTGACGATCCTGATCGAGAGCGACGCCGGCGCGGGGACGAAGCTCGGCGGCGAGTTCGAGCACCTCGCGGGGGTCATCGACCGCACGGAGACGGACATCGACGTCTGCGTCGACACCGCCCACGCGTTCGCTGCGGGCTACGACCTCTCGACGCCCGCGGCGGTCGACCAGACGATCGGAGAGTTCGACGACGTGGTCGGGCTGGAACACTTGGAGTACGTCCACCTCAACGACTCGAAACACGAGTGCGGCACGAACAAGGACGAGCACGCCCACATCGGCGAGGGGCACATCGGCGAGGCGGGGATGGAGCGGTTCCTCAACCACCCGGACCTGACGGACGTGCCGCTCGCGCTGGAGACACCGACCGAGGACGGGAAGAGCTTCGCGTGGAACATCGATCGGGTGCGCGAGCTCCGCCGCGACTGA